One stretch of Bacteroidota bacterium DNA includes these proteins:
- the pyk gene encoding pyruvate kinase: MIQEKRKYGRTKIVCTLGPASSSVETLVKMIEAGMDVARLNFSHGSHEDHLGMMNRVREAAKISDEPIAILLDLQGPKIRTGKLKEPMVLNEGELLTITIDEMLGENHKVSTTYQYLPTDVKPGDTILMDDGLLQFKVVSTTAREVVTEVVHGGILKSNKGINLPGVSVSAPSMTEKDKEDLLFGIANDIDYVALSFVRSAQDVVQLREFIIDNIDKRKKLPIISKIEKDEALQNIDAIIHESDGLMVARGDLGVECRTEEVPLAQKMIARKANAAGKPVIIATQMLDSMIENPRPTRAEANDVANAVLDGADAVMLSGETSVGKYPVIVVKTMDTIIRRVEEEAKDKLYLEDEVGSENDAVFKALGRSACILAKQINAAAIICFSHSGSTVKAISRYRPSAQVIGIADRERIQRRLNLIWGVRSLLIKSFEVGETDTTIARVNLSLTDLGYLKKGDYVVITAGIPLMSRNTTNMIKVEKIQ, encoded by the coding sequence ATGATACAAGAAAAAAGAAAATACGGAAGAACGAAAATAGTATGTACACTCGGACCCGCATCCTCATCGGTGGAAACATTGGTGAAAATGATTGAAGCGGGTATGGATGTTGCACGATTGAATTTTTCACACGGTTCACACGAAGACCATTTAGGGATGATGAATCGGGTTCGAGAAGCGGCAAAGATCTCTGACGAACCGATTGCCATTTTGCTTGACCTTCAAGGTCCGAAAATTCGCACGGGAAAATTAAAAGAACCGATGGTGTTGAACGAGGGAGAACTGCTCACCATCACAATCGACGAGATGCTTGGCGAGAATCATAAAGTTTCCACCACATATCAATATTTGCCCACCGATGTGAAACCGGGTGATACGATTCTGATGGATGATGGACTGCTCCAATTTAAAGTAGTATCCACCACTGCACGGGAAGTTGTGACGGAAGTTGTTCATGGCGGAATTTTGAAGAGCAATAAAGGGATTAACCTTCCGGGCGTTTCTGTGAGTGCTCCTTCCATGACGGAGAAGGACAAAGAGGATCTGTTATTCGGTATTGCAAACGATATCGATTATGTTGCACTTTCATTTGTCCGCTCCGCTCAGGATGTTGTGCAACTGCGGGAGTTTATTATTGATAATATCGACAAACGGAAAAAGTTACCGATTATTTCGAAAATTGAAAAAGACGAAGCGCTTCAAAATATTGATGCGATTATTCATGAATCAGACGGGTTGATGGTGGCGCGCGGCGACCTCGGAGTAGAATGTCGAACAGAAGAAGTTCCGCTTGCTCAAAAGATGATTGCACGAAAAGCCAATGCAGCCGGAAAGCCGGTCATCATTGCAACACAAATGTTGGATTCGATGATCGAGAATCCCCGCCCGACGCGGGCAGAAGCGAATGATGTTGCCAATGCTGTGCTTGATGGTGCGGATGCAGTGATGTTAAGCGGCGAAACATCAGTCGGGAAATATCCGGTGATTGTTGTGAAGACGATGGACACAATTATCCGCCGCGTAGAAGAAGAAGCGAAAGATAAACTTTATCTGGAAGATGAAGTCGGATCAGAAAATGACGCGGTGTTTAAAGCGCTCGGACGTTCGGCGTGTATTCTTGCAAAACAGATCAATGCAGCGGCGATTATTTGTTTTTCGCATTCCGGTTCGACGGTAAAGGCGATCTCACGATATAGGCCATCCGCGCAGGTGATTGGTATTGCAGATCGCGAACGAATCCAACGACGACTAAATCTTATCTGGGGTGTCCGATCATTACTGATAAAAAGTTTTGAAGTTGGTGAGACAGATACGACCATTGCGAGAGTAAATCTTTCATTGACGGATTTGGGATATCTGAAAAAAGGAGATTACGTGGTGATTACCGCAGGCATTCCTTTAATGTCGAGAAATACAACGAACATGATTAAGGTGGAAAAAATCCAGTAG